A portion of the Punica granatum isolate Tunisia-2019 chromosome 7, ASM765513v2, whole genome shotgun sequence genome contains these proteins:
- the LOC116215206 gene encoding cytadherence high molecular weight protein 2-like isoform X2 — protein sequence MEKLSDDLGLALCKKDILRRTRDLVQSQANAVEEHFDSIVKAIGERLEQLRARERSVEERFAEVVSKESELEKKAKEFEREVLMREERLAQLERRLEDCSRECREEEDRLASATDYLAECLRETEFKKKELVSVRDSVEECRREFGMKKQDLDECARELNLKERELGSIKTLIDEYNEELTSKKKDLDAIRKSTIACSAEVDSKESELAVLGKSVKDLEVERPKEDKVESLQKCSRRDSEEIGLKKAELASLQKTIREVRGDLDLKERECRVLCTSIKNNNVELETKKKELESTMALLVAREGELKSREYQLEISQKELALARAERDGCRREIHLAKASFEERSRILEAKERKLQGQLMVLIIQHECLQSREKADVLVFQKELLDMMIQMSLDPAKLVLQAMQELDSSSSFDSGVTKRSCLLLLRCLGEASPVIKPQVKEAAMALAKQWKAQLAASSANYIFGVLALLRLIVVYELIPAFCPNELEDLVNSISDHVETNELRVLLGLSRPLPCHTSSSG from the exons ATGGAGAAGCTCTCCGACGATTTAGGGTTAGCTCTGTGCAAAAAGGATATCCTGCGTCGAACTCGAGACCTGGTCCAATCCCAGGCAAATGCCGTGGAGGAGCATTTCGACTCCATCGTCAAGGCCATCGGCGAAAGGCTGGAGCAACTCCGGGCCCGGGAGAGGTCGGTAGAGGAGAGGTTTGCAGAGGTCGTGTCGAAGGAGAGTGAGCTGGAGAAGAAGGCTAAAGAATTTGAGAGGGAGGTTCTCATGAGGGAGGAGAGGCTGGCCCAGTTGGAGAGGAGGCTCGAGGATTGCTCGAGGGAATgcagagaggaggaggatcGTCTGGCGTCGGCAACGGATTATCTCGCTGAATGTCTCCGGGAGACCGAGTTTAAGAAGAAGGAGCTGGTTTCTGTGAGGGATTCCGTCGAGGAATGCCGGAGGGAGTTCGGGATGAAAAAGCAGGATCTGGATGAATGCGCTAGGGAGCTCAATTTAAAGGAGAGAGAGCTCGGCTCGATCAAGACGTTGATTGATGAGTATAATGAGGAGCTGACGTCCAAAAAGAAGGATCTTGATGCCATTAGGAAGTCCACCATAGCGTGCTCCGCTGAGGTCGACTCGAAAGAGAGCGAACTGGCGGTGCTCGGGAAGTCTGTGAAAGATCTCGAGGTGGAGAGACCAAAGGAGGATAAAGTGGAGTCTCTTCAGAAATGTTCACGACGAGACTCGGAAGAAATCGGGTTGAAGAAAGCGGAGCTTGCTTCCCTCCAGAAAACCATCAGAGAAGTTAGAGGTGATCTTGActtgaaagagagagagtgccGAGTATTATGTACCTCTATCAAGAACAATAATGTCGAGCTCGaaacgaaaaagaaagagCTAGAATCGACCATGGCTTTGCTCGTTGCAAGGGAAGGTGAGCTGAAGTCTAGAGAGTACCAACTTGAGATTAGTCAAAAGGAACTGGCTTTGGCTAGAGCTGAAAGGGATGGATGCCGCAGAGAAATCCATTTGGCCAAAGCTTCGTTCGAGGAACGTTCCAGGATACTAGAGGCAAAGGAGAGAAAGCTCCAAGGGCAGCTTATGGTGTTAATAATCCAACACGAATGTTTGCAGTCGAGAGAGAAGGCTGACGTTCTTGTTTTCCAAAAGGAGCTCTTAGACATGATGATTCAAATGTCGCTCGATCCCGCGAAACTGGTGTTGCAGGCTATGCAGGAACTTGACTCCTCAAGTTCATTCGATAGTGGCGTAACCAAGAGAAGCTGTCTGTTGCTGTTACGCTGCTTAGGTGAGGCTTCGCCGGTGATTAAGCCTCAGGTGAAGGAAGCTGCAATGGCACTGGCTAAACAATGGAAGGCTCAGCTGGCTGCTTCTTCAGccaattatatttttgggGTGTTGGCTCTCTTGAGGCTTATAGTGGTCTATGAATTAATCCCAGCATTTTGTCCGAATGAGCTGGAAGATCTTGTCAATTCTATATCCGACCATGTCGAAACAAATGAACTACGAGTGCTCCTCGGTTTATCAAGACCTCTACCTT GTCATACTTCTTCCTCAGGCTGA
- the LOC116215206 gene encoding spindle pole body component 110-like isoform X3, which yields MEKLSDDLGLALCKKDILRRTRDLVQSQANAVEEHFDSIVKAIGERLEQLRARERSVEERFAEVVSKESELEKKAKEFEREVLMREERLAQLERRLEDCSRECREEEDRLASATDYLAECLRETEFKKKELVSVRDSVEECRREFGMKKQDLDECARELNLKERELGSIKTLIDEYNEELTSKKKDLDAIRKSTIACSAEVDSKESELAVLGKSVKDLEVERPKEDKVESLQKCSRRDSEEIGLKKAELASLQKTIREVRGDLDLKERECRVLCTSIKNNNVELETKKKELESTMALLVAREGELKSREYQLEISQKELALARAERDGCRREIHLAKASFEERSRILEAKERKLQGQLMVLIIQHECLQSREKADVLVFQKELLDMMIQMSLDPAKLVLQAMQELDSSSSFDSGVTKRSCLLLLRCLGEASPVIKPQVKEAAMALAKQWKAQLAASSANYIFGVLALLRLIVVYELIPAFCPNELEDLVNSISDHVETNELRVLLGLSRPLPC from the exons ATGGAGAAGCTCTCCGACGATTTAGGGTTAGCTCTGTGCAAAAAGGATATCCTGCGTCGAACTCGAGACCTGGTCCAATCCCAGGCAAATGCCGTGGAGGAGCATTTCGACTCCATCGTCAAGGCCATCGGCGAAAGGCTGGAGCAACTCCGGGCCCGGGAGAGGTCGGTAGAGGAGAGGTTTGCAGAGGTCGTGTCGAAGGAGAGTGAGCTGGAGAAGAAGGCTAAAGAATTTGAGAGGGAGGTTCTCATGAGGGAGGAGAGGCTGGCCCAGTTGGAGAGGAGGCTCGAGGATTGCTCGAGGGAATgcagagaggaggaggatcGTCTGGCGTCGGCAACGGATTATCTCGCTGAATGTCTCCGGGAGACCGAGTTTAAGAAGAAGGAGCTGGTTTCTGTGAGGGATTCCGTCGAGGAATGCCGGAGGGAGTTCGGGATGAAAAAGCAGGATCTGGATGAATGCGCTAGGGAGCTCAATTTAAAGGAGAGAGAGCTCGGCTCGATCAAGACGTTGATTGATGAGTATAATGAGGAGCTGACGTCCAAAAAGAAGGATCTTGATGCCATTAGGAAGTCCACCATAGCGTGCTCCGCTGAGGTCGACTCGAAAGAGAGCGAACTGGCGGTGCTCGGGAAGTCTGTGAAAGATCTCGAGGTGGAGAGACCAAAGGAGGATAAAGTGGAGTCTCTTCAGAAATGTTCACGACGAGACTCGGAAGAAATCGGGTTGAAGAAAGCGGAGCTTGCTTCCCTCCAGAAAACCATCAGAGAAGTTAGAGGTGATCTTGActtgaaagagagagagtgccGAGTATTATGTACCTCTATCAAGAACAATAATGTCGAGCTCGaaacgaaaaagaaagagCTAGAATCGACCATGGCTTTGCTCGTTGCAAGGGAAGGTGAGCTGAAGTCTAGAGAGTACCAACTTGAGATTAGTCAAAAGGAACTGGCTTTGGCTAGAGCTGAAAGGGATGGATGCCGCAGAGAAATCCATTTGGCCAAAGCTTCGTTCGAGGAACGTTCCAGGATACTAGAGGCAAAGGAGAGAAAGCTCCAAGGGCAGCTTATGGTGTTAATAATCCAACACGAATGTTTGCAGTCGAGAGAGAAGGCTGACGTTCTTGTTTTCCAAAAGGAGCTCTTAGACATGATGATTCAAATGTCGCTCGATCCCGCGAAACTGGTGTTGCAGGCTATGCAGGAACTTGACTCCTCAAGTTCATTCGATAGTGGCGTAACCAAGAGAAGCTGTCTGTTGCTGTTACGCTGCTTAGGTGAGGCTTCGCCGGTGATTAAGCCTCAGGTGAAGGAAGCTGCAATGGCACTGGCTAAACAATGGAAGGCTCAGCTGGCTGCTTCTTCAGccaattatatttttgggGTGTTGGCTCTCTTGAGGCTTATAGTGGTCTATGAATTAATCCCAGCATTTTGTCCGAATGAGCTGGAAGATCTTGTCAATTCTATATCCGACCATGTCGAAACAAATGAACTACGAGTGCTCCTCGGTTTATCAAGACCTCTACCTT GCTGA
- the LOC116215206 gene encoding cytadherence high molecular weight protein 2-like isoform X1, translating into MEKLSDDLGLALCKKDILRRTRDLVQSQANAVEEHFDSIVKAIGERLEQLRARERSVEERFAEVVSKESELEKKAKEFEREVLMREERLAQLERRLEDCSRECREEEDRLASATDYLAECLRETEFKKKELVSVRDSVEECRREFGMKKQDLDECARELNLKERELGSIKTLIDEYNEELTSKKKDLDAIRKSTIACSAEVDSKESELAVLGKSVKDLEVERPKEDKVESLQKCSRRDSEEIGLKKAELASLQKTIREVRGDLDLKERECRVLCTSIKNNNVELETKKKELESTMALLVAREGELKSREYQLEISQKELALARAERDGCRREIHLAKASFEERSRILEAKERKLQGQLMVLIIQHECLQSREKADVLVFQKELLDMMIQMSLDPAKLVLQAMQELDSSSSFDSGVTKRSCLLLLRCLGEASPVIKPQVKEAAMALAKQWKAQLAASSANYIFGVLALLRLIVVYELIPAFCPNELEDLVNSISDHVETNELRVLLGLSRPLPSPKVILLPQAEKKLKKLAQSSPKVDDGSRLQNIIKRMRMT; encoded by the exons ATGGAGAAGCTCTCCGACGATTTAGGGTTAGCTCTGTGCAAAAAGGATATCCTGCGTCGAACTCGAGACCTGGTCCAATCCCAGGCAAATGCCGTGGAGGAGCATTTCGACTCCATCGTCAAGGCCATCGGCGAAAGGCTGGAGCAACTCCGGGCCCGGGAGAGGTCGGTAGAGGAGAGGTTTGCAGAGGTCGTGTCGAAGGAGAGTGAGCTGGAGAAGAAGGCTAAAGAATTTGAGAGGGAGGTTCTCATGAGGGAGGAGAGGCTGGCCCAGTTGGAGAGGAGGCTCGAGGATTGCTCGAGGGAATgcagagaggaggaggatcGTCTGGCGTCGGCAACGGATTATCTCGCTGAATGTCTCCGGGAGACCGAGTTTAAGAAGAAGGAGCTGGTTTCTGTGAGGGATTCCGTCGAGGAATGCCGGAGGGAGTTCGGGATGAAAAAGCAGGATCTGGATGAATGCGCTAGGGAGCTCAATTTAAAGGAGAGAGAGCTCGGCTCGATCAAGACGTTGATTGATGAGTATAATGAGGAGCTGACGTCCAAAAAGAAGGATCTTGATGCCATTAGGAAGTCCACCATAGCGTGCTCCGCTGAGGTCGACTCGAAAGAGAGCGAACTGGCGGTGCTCGGGAAGTCTGTGAAAGATCTCGAGGTGGAGAGACCAAAGGAGGATAAAGTGGAGTCTCTTCAGAAATGTTCACGACGAGACTCGGAAGAAATCGGGTTGAAGAAAGCGGAGCTTGCTTCCCTCCAGAAAACCATCAGAGAAGTTAGAGGTGATCTTGActtgaaagagagagagtgccGAGTATTATGTACCTCTATCAAGAACAATAATGTCGAGCTCGaaacgaaaaagaaagagCTAGAATCGACCATGGCTTTGCTCGTTGCAAGGGAAGGTGAGCTGAAGTCTAGAGAGTACCAACTTGAGATTAGTCAAAAGGAACTGGCTTTGGCTAGAGCTGAAAGGGATGGATGCCGCAGAGAAATCCATTTGGCCAAAGCTTCGTTCGAGGAACGTTCCAGGATACTAGAGGCAAAGGAGAGAAAGCTCCAAGGGCAGCTTATGGTGTTAATAATCCAACACGAATGTTTGCAGTCGAGAGAGAAGGCTGACGTTCTTGTTTTCCAAAAGGAGCTCTTAGACATGATGATTCAAATGTCGCTCGATCCCGCGAAACTGGTGTTGCAGGCTATGCAGGAACTTGACTCCTCAAGTTCATTCGATAGTGGCGTAACCAAGAGAAGCTGTCTGTTGCTGTTACGCTGCTTAGGTGAGGCTTCGCCGGTGATTAAGCCTCAGGTGAAGGAAGCTGCAATGGCACTGGCTAAACAATGGAAGGCTCAGCTGGCTGCTTCTTCAGccaattatatttttgggGTGTTGGCTCTCTTGAGGCTTATAGTGGTCTATGAATTAATCCCAGCATTTTGTCCGAATGAGCTGGAAGATCTTGTCAATTCTATATCCGACCATGTCGAAACAAATGAACTACGAGTGCTCCTCGGTTTATCAAGACCTCTACCTT CCCCGAAGGTCATACTTCTTCCTCAGGCTGAAAAGAAGCTAAAGAAGCTTGCTCAGAGCTCCCCGAAAGTTGATGATGGTTCCCGACTACAGAATATAATCAAGCGAATGCGCATGACCTAA